TCGTGTTGACAGAACACTAAAAAGATTGTTATAAATAGTTAAAATATAAACAATACAACATGAGTAGTCTTAACGACTAACCTCCATATGGCTCATGAGTGAATGGATGAATGACATGCATCTTACAGAACGGGAACAAGACAAACTCTTATTAGTTGTAGCAGCTGATCTTAGTCGTCGTCGAAAAGAACGTGGATTGAAACTAAATTATCCTGAAACAATCGCGTTGATTTCTTATGAAATACTAGAAGGAGCACGCGATGGAAAGTCTGTTGTTGAGTTAATGCAGTACGGAGCTACTATTATTAATGAAGAAGATGTACAAGAAGGAATTTCGGATATGATCGAAGAGATTCAAGTGGAAGCAACTTTTGCAGATGGAACTAAGTTAGTTACAGTGCATCATCCAATTCGTCCGAAGAGACATGCAGATGAAAGAGAGGATCAGTGATGAAGCCAGGTGCTTATGATTTGCGATCCGATCCAATTTTGATTAATCAAGGACGACACACAACCACAGTTTACGTAACGAATACAGGAGATCGTCCGGTCCAGATAGGATCACATTATCATTTTTATGAGGTAAACCCCATGCTCATTTTTGAACGTGACATGGCTATCGGCATGCGCCTCAATATTCCTGCAGGTACTGCCATAAGGTTTGAACCTGGAGAGGAAAAACCTGTGTCGCTCACTGAATATGGTGGTGAGCAGTTGATATTCGGTCATAGGGGAATGACCAATCATTCTGTTAAAGAAAGATTGTCCCGTTCGAATAACCCAATCTCAAATGGGGTTTCCGTTTCGCGAGAAACATATGCTGCTATGTATGGTCCGACTACTGGTGATCGCATTCGTTTAGGCGATACAGAACTATGGATTCAAATTGAACGAGATTATGCAGTGTATGGAGATGAATGCAAGTTTGGTGGAGGGAAAGTCATTCGTGATGGCATGGGACAATCTGCGAGGGCTAAGCGAGCTGATGGAACACCAGATGTCGTCATTACTAATGCGATCATCATCGACCATTGGGGAATTATAAAGGCGGATATTGGTATTCGTGATGGGAAAATCATTGGGATTGGTAAGGCTGGTAACCCTGATACAATGAGCGGAGTTTCTCCTCATCTAATTATTGGTGCTGCAACGGATATTATTGCTGGAGAAGGTCTCATTGTAACGGCGGGTGGAATTGATGCACATATTCATTTTATTAGTCCGCAACAAATTGAAACTGCTTTGACTTCAGGTATAACTACGATGATTGGTGGAGGTACTGGGCCATCGACTGGTACCAATGCAACTACCTGCACACCAGGTGCGTTTTACATCGAAAGAATGTTAGAAGCAGCGGAAGCTTTCCCGATGAATATTGGTTTTTTAGGAAAGGGGAATGCTTCAAACGAAGAAGTTTTAGTAGAACAAATACGTGCTGGTGCGATTGGGTTAAAACTTCATGAAGATTGGGGAACGACTCCTTCAACCATTGATATGTGCTTACAGGTAGCCGATCAATATGACATTCAAGTAGCTATTCATACTGATACTTTGAATGAAGCAGGTTTTGTTGAAGAGACAAAACGAGCAATCGGAGGACGAGTTATTCATACCTATCACACGGAAGGTGCAGGCGGTGGACATGCGCCTGATATCATGCGACTTGCAGGAGAGGCGAATGTTCTTCCCTCTTCCACCAATCCAACAAGGCCACTCACTGTAAACACCATTGATGAGCACTTGGATATGTTAATGGTATGCCATCATTTGGATAGTCGCATTCCAGAAGACGTTGCATTTGCTGATTCTCGTATCCGTCCTGAGACGATTGCCGCTGAAGATGTTCTACATGATCTTGGTGTACTCAGTATGATTAGTTCTGATTCACAAGCCATGGGACGTGTAGGTGAAGTAATTACAAGAACGTGGCAAACTGCACACAAGATGAAAATACAAAGAGGATTTTTAGAGCAAGACAACGTGGCTCATGATAACTTTCGAGTAAAGCGTTACATAGCCAAATACACGATTAATCCAGCCATTACGCACGGTATTTCAGAGTATGTGGGATCATTAGAAGTTGGAAAATGGGCTGATCTTGTACTATGGAAGCCTGCCTTCTTCGGAGTAAAACCCGAAATGATTCTCAAAGGAGGGATTATCGCTCATTCTGTCATGGGTGATCCCAATGCTTCCATTCCTACGCCTCAACCTGTATTATATAGGCCCATGTTTGGATCCTTTGGAATAGCTACGAGTCAGGGTTCTATGACTTTCCTTTCAGGTATTGCAATTGAACAAGGAGTTCATCATCGACTAGGTTTACAAAAGTTGTGTGTCGCAGTCAGTCGATGTCGAACCATAGGCAAAAAGGACATGATTCACAACGATGGTTTGCCTGAAATTACAGTGAATCCCGAAACGTACGAAGTGCGTGTCGATGGGGAGCTAGCTACATGTGAGCCTGTAACTATACTACCATTAGCGCAAAGATATTATTTATTTTAATGAGGGGAGATAGAACTTTATGGATCAAGCGATGCTTCCTTTATTACAGTTAGCAGACTCCAGTTTTCCT
This genomic interval from Sulfoacidibacillus ferrooxidans contains the following:
- the ureC gene encoding urease subunit alpha, with amino-acid sequence MKPGAYDLRSDPILINQGRHTTTVYVTNTGDRPVQIGSHYHFYEVNPMLIFERDMAIGMRLNIPAGTAIRFEPGEEKPVSLTEYGGEQLIFGHRGMTNHSVKERLSRSNNPISNGVSVSRETYAAMYGPTTGDRIRLGDTELWIQIERDYAVYGDECKFGGGKVIRDGMGQSARAKRADGTPDVVITNAIIIDHWGIIKADIGIRDGKIIGIGKAGNPDTMSGVSPHLIIGAATDIIAGEGLIVTAGGIDAHIHFISPQQIETALTSGITTMIGGGTGPSTGTNATTCTPGAFYIERMLEAAEAFPMNIGFLGKGNASNEEVLVEQIRAGAIGLKLHEDWGTTPSTIDMCLQVADQYDIQVAIHTDTLNEAGFVEETKRAIGGRVIHTYHTEGAGGGHAPDIMRLAGEANVLPSSTNPTRPLTVNTIDEHLDMLMVCHHLDSRIPEDVAFADSRIRPETIAAEDVLHDLGVLSMISSDSQAMGRVGEVITRTWQTAHKMKIQRGFLEQDNVAHDNFRVKRYIAKYTINPAITHGISEYVGSLEVGKWADLVLWKPAFFGVKPEMILKGGIIAHSVMGDPNASIPTPQPVLYRPMFGSFGIATSQGSMTFLSGIAIEQGVHHRLGLQKLCVAVSRCRTIGKKDMIHNDGLPEITVNPETYEVRVDGELATCEPVTILPLAQRYYLF
- a CDS encoding urease subunit gamma, with the translated sequence MHLTEREQDKLLLVVAADLSRRRKERGLKLNYPETIALISYEILEGARDGKSVVELMQYGATIINEEDVQEGISDMIEEIQVEATFADGTKLVTVHHPIRPKRHADEREDQ